GTCATCGCCGGGGAGTGGGGGATGATATAGGGGAGTGGGCCGGGTCTTTTTGAAAGCCGGGAAAAAACTTCCCCATGAAGCCGGCCGGGTATGCGTACAGGAAATTCTTTTCTACATCGGTTGTTTCGCCGCCGCCTTGCGGAGCAGGTCCACGGTGTACTCAAAAGCCACGCCGCGCACGTCGATTTTCTGGGAATGCTCGGCCACCGCTTCCATGATTTCCTTCTTGAACTTGTCGGCAGTTTTCTCCGAGAGCAGTTCCCTGGAAATCAGGCTGCGCGTGATGACTTGGAGGACGTAGTCGGTTTCCGTAAAAGCCTGGCGGCCGACTGCAGTTTTCATGGCTTCCATGAATTCGGAAACGTGTTCTGGGTATGTGGCGGAGACGACCTTTTCATACGCCTCCGTAAAGATATCAAGCGGAGTCTTGTCAACTTTCGTTTTGGTCAGGTCAAAGCTGGCCTGGTAGGCTGCGGCCCCCTCTTCCGCGAGTTGAAGGGCGGTTTTTCCGAATTTGTTGACGGCGTTCATGTCCGCTCCTTTGTCCAGCAGGAGGGCGACTACCTGGATATTGCCGCGCATGGCCGCCAGCATCAGGGGCGTGAAACCATTATCCTCCTTGTTGTTGATGTCCGCCTTTTTCTCAATCAGCATTTCGGACAGGCGGTCCAGCCCGCTCCAGGAGGCCCAGTGCAGGGCGGTCCAGCCGTCCTTGTCCTTCTGGTCGATCTGCAGGCGAGGATCCTGCAACAGTCTTCCCAGATAGGGAGCCCGCTTGGCTTCCAGCTTGAGCGTGGTTTCAATATTATTGTAATTGGCGTAGCACACCCACATGACGGGGGTTCTGCCGTGCTGGTCCGTCATGTTGACAAAGGCTTTCCCTTGTTTTTTAGCCAGTTCTTCCCCTTTTTCCAGATTCTGTTCAAATTCCTGCATGCCCTTTTCCCGGGCTTCCCGTTCCTCCTTTTCCGTGGAGGCATTCACTTCCTTGGACTCCGCCTTTTTCATGACGGTGATGAGGTCCAGGGCCGGATTGTCCTCCCCTGAGAAAGATTTGGAGATCAGCAGGCTGAGGCCGCCGAGGATGGAACTGAAGGCTACCAGGACGAGGGAGTCCAGAATGATGTCGCGCGTGTGTTGGTTCATCGTCTCGTTCTGTCAGGAGTTGGCTTCCGTAAGTTCTTCCGCCGTCACGGCCGGGTCTGTTTCCGTTTCAATGGCTTCAATGGGCGGTGAATCCGCATCCTCTTCCGGATGGTCGGAAGTAATAGTCTTGCGGGTCATGATGATGGCAATGGGACTGATGACGGCCAGGGCGAGGTAAATGGTCCACATGAATTCGGGGGAGGACCAGAAGCCGATGTGCCCGGTGTCCATCTTGGCGCAGATGCCGTCATAGCAGAGGTAGGCTACGAGCAGGCCGCCGATGATCCCGTTGATGGGCTTGGCGATGAACATGGGCAGGGCGGCCAGGGACATGTAGGAGGCCACCTTGTCCTTGGGAGCTACGCGTGCCACATATTCGGAAAAACGGGGGGAGAACAGCAATTCTCCGAATGCAAAGACCAGAATCTGGGCCACGATGGCCACCAGATACGCCTGGGAGCGTGTTTCAATTCCGGGAACCACATAGTACCATTCAATGGGAATAGCCATGAAAACAAGGGAAAACGCGGAGATGGACATGCCCACGATCATCAGGCTGACGGTGGAGAAGCGTCCCAGCAGGGGAATGAGAAGAATGAGGCCTGAAACGATAATGGCCGGATTGATGGCATTGATGGTGCCGATGGCGAAATCATCGTAAAGCGTGCGCACATAATACTTGGGCATGACCAGGAATTGCAGCGTGAAGACGATGCGCACACCCATGGTGAGAACGAGGAACAGGATCAGCTTGCGGAAGGCGGATTCCTTCCAGACCTCCCTGAAAAGCTGGAGGGGACGGCGTTGCGGGGCGTTGAGGTTCGCTTCCTTTTCGCTTGGCTCCGCGAAATTGTTTTCATCAATGAACCGGGTGGTGATGCAGCCCAGCAGCACCATCAGCGTGCCGAAATTGATGATCCAGAAGCCGCTGTCCACGGCCCCGAAGTGTTTCCGGAAAAATTCGATCAGGAACACGTTCGCGACGACGGCGGAAATGTTCATCAGCAGATAATAGATATTGAACCCCGTGGAACGCGCATTCAGCGGGGAAAAGCGACGGATGGAAGTCTGAATGACGGGAGACATGAACGCCGTGCCGAACGACATGATCAGGATGCCCGTCATGACGGCCAGCCGTCCGCTATCCACCGTGGGGCAGATATCCGGGCCCAGCCCCATGATGAGGCGTCCGGTGATGAGGATGATGAAGCCGATCAGGTAGGCGCGCCGGATGCCGATGATGTCGCAGATGGAACCCACTGCAAATACGAAGGCGGAGATAAACAGGGTATACAACCCCACCCACAGGGCCGCGTCGGCATCGTTGAAACTGCAATAATCCGTCAGATAAAGAACAAACACCGTGATCATGGAGAAATAGGCCATGCCGTCAAAAAACTGGACGACGTTCGTGAGCCAGAAATCTTTGGAGACGGTTTTTAGTATCTTGAACTCGGAAAAATATTTAACGATGGGGTTGACTGATTCATTCATGCGGAAAGAGGGAGAAGAAGTAAAATTTGACGACGGTGAAAGAGTGGGTTACACGCCCTGCCGATTCAAGATTTTTTTCTCCCAAAAGCCGGATTATCCGGCAAAATGCAGCATGCCGCCGTCCCCCGCCGCCTACCTGGGCAGGATGCGCCGGAAACCGGCTACATGGCACCAGGTCAGCGCTTTCAGGCACTGTTCAATGGCCATGGCGTCCGAAGGAAGCTGGGGCCAGAGTCCGGCTTCCTTAAGCCCGGATTTGGCCATTTCCGCGGCTTTCCATTCCCGGAACTGGGTAGGAATGGCGGAGAAGGTAAAGAAAGCCCAGCATGCCAGGCCTATGGCCAGGGCAATCTGGAATTTCAGCAGGCCTGCCGCTATCATGCCCAGAAGGACCAGGCCGGTGAAAAAGGGAATCATCGTGGCGCGTGCAATAGCCGTTTTGCGGGCTTTTGCCGCTTCCGCGTTTTCCTTGACCAGAATGCTTAGCGCCCAGGTATGGGCCACACAGGCCATCCGTCCCGCGGTCACCTTGCCTTCCCAGGCGGGCGGCAGGCTGATCAGTCCGTTTTCATCCACGCCGGGTGTGCGGGCTTCCGCCAGTTTCCTCCGGCGTTTTTCCGCGCCGTCCAAACGGCGGATCAGCCCCACGGGACCGGGAAATCCCGGCAATTCGCGGGATTCATAAGTTCGCAGCGGAATGACGCCCTTGGTGAAGCGCAGCGCTGCAATGACGCCAAGCACCACCAGGGAAAGGAAAATCACTACTGCGAAAAGCATAGGGTGATCTTTCGCATATCCCGCTTTTCCCGTCAATCTCCGCTCACGGCATGAGGCATGCCCGGTACAGGCTGGATTTGGATTGCTTTTGCGGAGTTTTTCGTGTAATTGCTGACCGCAATGGCGTACCTCCGGGAATGTATGGGGAAATGGCTGCCCTTCGTTGTGATGGCGGCGGCGCTGGAGGTGTGCCCGGCCCAGGATGTGGCCAGCCCGGGCGCTTCGGAACTGGACCTGGATCTGGTCAGATTGAAAAACGGCCCCGCGGGCAGGCAGAGGGAAGCCATGAGAAGGGTGCTCCTGCTCGTGTACTTGAAGCAGAAGGAGGCCTGGCTGGCGGAATCCGCGGAAGATACCTCCGTCCACCTGGCCGCGGAAATAGCCTTCCGGCGTTATCTTTCCTCCGTGGACGTATCTGCATGCCCGGAGGAATTCCAGCGCACTTTCCGCCGTTATGCCGGGCTTCTGAACTCCTTTGAGGAAAAGAGCCTGAAAAGCGTCAAGGACTTCCCGGCCGTTCCCGTTCAGGAGGCCGGCAGAGAGCTGTTCCGCATATTGCTCAACTACCGTCTGGAACCGAACCTCCTTCTGGAGGAAATGAAAGCCCTGGTAGATGAGGAAATTGAAGGCAAGGAGGACCTGTCCGTGGAGCGGACGACGGCCATCGTCCAGGAATTGAGGGAATCCCTGCAGTCTGGAAAGCGCCCGTTTCCGGAAGAACGCTCCGCCGATGAGCTGGTACCGGAGAATTAAGTGTCTCCGGTTCAGTCAGCCTTCGAGGCTTCAGAAAACATCTTTGCAAGCATTTTCAAACGCTTCTTCATTAATATTTTTCAAGGTTGATTTTACTTTTTCATTGGTGCCCATGGATTCCAGAAGAAACTTGAGAACAAATTCATATTCAAATGAATCCAGCTCATGAATGTCTTTAAAGGGGGGCAGCGGCGTATCATGCTTGCCGAGCGCCGTCCGGTAGCGTCGGTAAAAGTCAGTTTTCTTTTCTGCTTCTGTTAAGGGAAAGATATTCAACCGGTCCAGAGCGTAGAGGAGATAAAGGGCATCGGAATTATTGGCATCCGCCGCCTGCCGGAAGAGGGCGAGGGCTCTTTGCTCGTCTGGTACAATGTTGTAATTGTTGAATGATGAATAAATGCAGCCCAATTCCCAAAGAGCGGGTCCGTAAGACTGCCCGGCGGCTTTAGTCAAATAGCTGAAAAGCTCCTCCTCCGGAAGATCAACATTATAATACCGTCCATTTGAAGTGCCGGATCCCCTTCCGTATCGGCCGCTTTTTTCAGCCAGAACTCATAATCGTTGGATAAAAGGTTCTCTTTGTCCATGAAGATATCCTTCGTCATTTGGAGCATGGCCGGCACATGCCCTCCCTGCGCCGCTTTTTGCAGAAGCTTGTCTCTCTGGCCAAGCCGCTGGGATGGAGGTAACTCCATGTATTGCCGGTACAATTCCTCCGGCGAAGGTTCGCGGGAGGAAACCATCCCCTAGATGCCCAGTGCCGCGGCAAGAAGGCAGCCGGAAATAATCAAGGTAGTTTTTAGTTCATCAAAATATAAGCGTTGATCCAGAGTCTTTTTATCTGAAAAAACGGGTTACGGACGGTTTCCGTTCTCCCCCTTCCACGCGGCGGCCATCAGGGTCTGGAAATGGGGCGGTTCCGGCTCCCTGTCCACGATGTCCGTGTGAATGTTCCCGAATCCCGCTTCCTTCAGCATGCTCTCCAGGGTGGCGGGGGTGAAGCCCAGCCAGCGGTCCGCATACAGTTCCCGCGCCTCCTCCTGGCCGTGCTGGAGCAGGTCAAGAACGACCAGGCATCCGCCCGGTTTAAGGATGTTCCAGGCGGCTTCCAGCGCTTTGGCGGGCTTGTGCGCATGGTGCAGGGCCTGGCTGAGCAGGGCCAGGTCCACCGTTCCTGGCTCAATGGGGGGGGATTCAATGTCTCCCAGGCGGTATTCCAGATTGTCCAGGCCGTGCTTGCGGGCCAGTTCCTGCCCCAGTTCCACCATGCTGGGGGAATTGTCCACCGCAATGACCCTTTTGGCGCTGGGAGAAATAAGCTGGGAGACGAACCCCTCTCCCGCCCCCAGGTCGGCGACAACGTCGTAATTCAGGATGCGGAGCAGCGCCCCGGCCAGCGCCTTCCATGAACGGCCTGGGGCGTAATTCTTTCCCAGGCGGCACACCACTTCGTCAAAATAGGCCTGCGTACGGTTTCTACGCTTGTCCAGAATGACCTGGAGGGCCTTTTTGTCCGCCTCCGCCTCCGGCAGTTCCCCACAGGCCTTCAGCGCTACGTTGTGCAGGTCGTCGGCCAGGGAGAGCGTGTAAAAGACGTTCTTTCCGGAGCGCGTGTCTTCCACCAGCCCTTCCTGCCGCAACTGGGCCAGCTGGGTGGAGATGCGGCTCTGCCCCATGCCGAGAATTTCCTGAAGTTCCGCAACGCTCAGGGATTCTTCGTCCAGAACGTTGATGATGCGCAGACGGGTGGGGTCTGTCAGGAGTTTTAGCGTTTTTAGGATTGACTTCATGGCAGAATAATATATCAACGCATCACGATTTATCGATATGAGTAAAAACAACCCTCACATCTTCACCTCGGAATCCGTAGGAGAAGGCCACCCGGATAAAGTGGCCGACTACATTTCCGACTCTATTTTAGACGCCTGCCTGGCTCAAGACAAAACTAGCCGCGTCGCGTGCGAAACCCTGGTGAAAAGCAACATGGTCATCATTGCCGGGGAACTGACGACCAAGGCGGTCATCAATCCGGAAAAAATCGCCCGCCAGGCCATCCGGGAGATCGGCTACTGCAACGGGCAGGATGACGACGTGTTCCATGCGGACACCGTCTTTTTCACGAACCTTCTTACGGAACAGTCCCCGGACATTGCACAGGGCGTGGACGCCCGCGAGGCGGAGGGCAAGGGCCATGCGGAACAGGGCGCGGGGGACCAGGGCATCATGTTTGGCTTCGCCACGAACGAAACTCCGGAACTTCTTCCGGCCCCGATCGTGTTCGCCCACAGAATTCTTATTGAACTGGCCAAACGCCGCAAGCGGGGCCATGTGGACTGGCTGCGTCCGGACTGCAAGTCCCAGGTGGCCGTGGCTTATGGCGAGGACGGGCACCCGGCCCATATTGAAAACGTGGTCATTTCCACCCAGCATACGGAGGACGTAAGCCATGAAACGATCTCCGACTACTGCAAAAAGCTGGTCAAAAGCGTCCTGCCTGAAGAACTGCTGGATGAAAAAACGGAATACTTCATCAACCCCACGGGCAAATTCGTGGTAGGCGGCCCCCATGGGGATTCCGGCCTGACGGGGCGCAAGATCATTGTTGACACGTACGGGGGAATGGGGCGTCACGGCGGCGGCGCCTTCTCCGGCAAGGACCCGTCCAAGGTGGACCGCTCCGCCGCATACATGTGCCGCTGGGTGGCCAAGCACATCGTGGCCGCCGGACTGGCGGACAAATGCGAGCTTCAGGTGGCCTACGCCATCGGCTACCCCACACCGGTATCCATCCGCGTGGACACCTTCGGCACCGGAAAAGTGGCGGAAAACGCTATTGAAGACGCGCTGGAAGGCATCTTCTCTTTCAAACCTGCGGACATGGTCACCCAGCTGGACCTGCTGCGGCCCATCTACCGTCAGACGACCCATTACGGCCACTTCACCAAGCCGGACCTCCCCTGGGAGACGCTGGACGAAGCGCGCCTCGCATCCCTGAGAAACCTCCTCCATTAATCCATCACCAGACTGACCACATGTTTTCAGAAACGGAACACTACAAGGTGCGCGACATCAGCCTTGCCGGCTTCGGCCGCAAGGAACTGGACATCGCCGAACATGAAATGCCCGGCCTGATGGCCGTGCGTGAAAAATACGCCGCTTCCCGGCCTCTGGACGGAGTGCGCATCATGGGCTCCCTGCACATGACCGTGCAGACCGCCGTACTCATTGAAACGCTCACGGCCCTGGGCGCTTCCGTCCGGTGGGCAAGCTGCAACATCTTCTCCACCCAGGACCATGCCGCCGCCGCCATCGCCGAATCCGGCACGCCCGTTTTTGCCTGGAAAGGGGAGACCCTCAAGGAATACTGGGACTGTACCTGGAAGGCCATGAACTTCCCCGGCGGCCTGGGACCGCAGTTGATTGTGGACGACGGCGGGGACGCCACGCTACTCATCCACCGCGGCTATGAAATGGAAAACGGCTGTGATTGGGTGAACACCCCGTCCGAATCCGAGGAAGAACAAGTCATCAAGGAGCTGCTGAAAAAAATCTCCGCGGAAACGCCGGGCATCTTCCACCGCTGGCTGCCGGAACTCAAGGGCGTTTCCGAGGAAACGACCACGGGCGTGCACCGCCTGTACCAGATGCAGGCCGCCGGCAGGCTTCTGATCCCCGCCATCAACGTGAACGACTCCGTAACCAAATCCAAATTCGACAACCTGTACGGCTGCCGCGAATCCCTGGTGGACGGCATCAAGCGCGCCACGGACGTAATGATTGCGGGCAAGGTGGCCGTGGTCTGCGGCTACGGAGACGTGGGGAAGGGTTGCGCGCAATCCCTGCGCGGCATGGGCGCCCAGGTGGTAGTGACGGAAGTCGATCCCATCTGCGCCCTTCAGGCCGCCATGGAAGGCTACCGCGTGCTGACGGTGGAGGACACGCTGGGCTGGGCGGACATTTACGTGACCACCACGGGCAACTGCAACATCATCCGCATTGAACACATGGAAAAAATGAAGGACCAGGCCATTGTGTGCAACATAGGCCACTTCGACAATGAAATCCAGGTGCACAAGCTCCAGACCTACCCCGGCATCAGGCATCTGAACATCAAGCCGCAGGTGGACCGCTACACCTTCCCGTCCGGCAACAGCCTGTACCTGCTGGCGGAGGGACGCCTGGTGAACCTGGGCTGCGCCACGGGCCATCCCAGCTTTGTGATGTCCAACAGCTTCGCCAACCAGGTCCTGGCCCAGCTTGAACTGTGGAACACCCGTGAAACCCGTTCCGTGGGCGTGGAAGTGCTGCCCAAGGTGCTGGACGAGGAAGTCGCCCGCCTGCACCTGGGCAAGATCGGCTGCAAGCTCACCGTCCTTAGCCCGGAACAGGCGGATTACATCGGCGTTCCCGTGGAAGGCCCCTA
This genomic stretch from Akkermansia biwaensis harbors:
- a CDS encoding ankyrin repeat domain-containing protein, translated to MNQHTRDIILDSLVLVAFSSILGGLSLLISKSFSGEDNPALDLITVMKKAESKEVNASTEKEEREAREKGMQEFEQNLEKGEELAKKQGKAFVNMTDQHGRTPVMWVCYANYNNIETTLKLEAKRAPYLGRLLQDPRLQIDQKDKDGWTALHWASWSGLDRLSEMLIEKKADINNKEDNGFTPLMLAAMRGNIQVVALLLDKGADMNAVNKFGKTALQLAEEGAAAYQASFDLTKTKVDKTPLDIFTEAYEKVVSATYPEHVSEFMEAMKTAVGRQAFTETDYVLQVITRSLISRELLSEKTADKFKKEIMEAVAEHSQKIDVRGVAFEYTVDLLRKAAAKQPM
- the ahcY gene encoding adenosylhomocysteinase encodes the protein MFSETEHYKVRDISLAGFGRKELDIAEHEMPGLMAVREKYAASRPLDGVRIMGSLHMTVQTAVLIETLTALGASVRWASCNIFSTQDHAAAAIAESGTPVFAWKGETLKEYWDCTWKAMNFPGGLGPQLIVDDGGDATLLIHRGYEMENGCDWVNTPSESEEEQVIKELLKKISAETPGIFHRWLPELKGVSEETTTGVHRLYQMQAAGRLLIPAINVNDSVTKSKFDNLYGCRESLVDGIKRATDVMIAGKVAVVCGYGDVGKGCAQSLRGMGAQVVVTEVDPICALQAAMEGYRVLTVEDTLGWADIYVTTTGNCNIIRIEHMEKMKDQAIVCNIGHFDNEIQVHKLQTYPGIRHLNIKPQVDRYTFPSGNSLYLLAEGRLVNLGCATGHPSFVMSNSFANQVLAQLELWNTRETRSVGVEVLPKVLDEEVARLHLGKIGCKLTVLSPEQADYIGVPVEGPYKPDFYRY
- a CDS encoding ArsR/SmtB family transcription factor, which gives rise to MKSILKTLKLLTDPTRLRIINVLDEESLSVAELQEILGMGQSRISTQLAQLRQEGLVEDTRSGKNVFYTLSLADDLHNVALKACGELPEAEADKKALQVILDKRRNRTQAYFDEVVCRLGKNYAPGRSWKALAGALLRILNYDVVADLGAGEGFVSQLISPSAKRVIAVDNSPSMVELGQELARKHGLDNLEYRLGDIESPPIEPGTVDLALLSQALHHAHKPAKALEAAWNILKPGGCLVVLDLLQHGQEEARELYADRWLGFTPATLESMLKEAGFGNIHTDIVDREPEPPHFQTLMAAAWKGENGNRP
- the metK gene encoding methionine adenosyltransferase, yielding MSKNNPHIFTSESVGEGHPDKVADYISDSILDACLAQDKTSRVACETLVKSNMVIIAGELTTKAVINPEKIARQAIREIGYCNGQDDDVFHADTVFFTNLLTEQSPDIAQGVDAREAEGKGHAEQGAGDQGIMFGFATNETPELLPAPIVFAHRILIELAKRRKRGHVDWLRPDCKSQVAVAYGEDGHPAHIENVVISTQHTEDVSHETISDYCKKLVKSVLPEELLDEKTEYFINPTGKFVVGGPHGDSGLTGRKIIVDTYGGMGRHGGGAFSGKDPSKVDRSAAYMCRWVAKHIVAAGLADKCELQVAYAIGYPTPVSIRVDTFGTGKVAENAIEDALEGIFSFKPADMVTQLDLLRPIYRQTTHYGHFTKPDLPWETLDEARLASLRNLLH
- a CDS encoding MFS transporter translates to MNESVNPIVKYFSEFKILKTVSKDFWLTNVVQFFDGMAYFSMITVFVLYLTDYCSFNDADAALWVGLYTLFISAFVFAVGSICDIIGIRRAYLIGFIILITGRLIMGLGPDICPTVDSGRLAVMTGILIMSFGTAFMSPVIQTSIRRFSPLNARSTGFNIYYLLMNISAVVANVFLIEFFRKHFGAVDSGFWIINFGTLMVLLGCITTRFIDENNFAEPSEKEANLNAPQRRPLQLFREVWKESAFRKLILFLVLTMGVRIVFTLQFLVMPKYYVRTLYDDFAIGTINAINPAIIVSGLILLIPLLGRFSTVSLMIVGMSISAFSLVFMAIPIEWYYVVPGIETRSQAYLVAIVAQILVFAFGELLFSPRFSEYVARVAPKDKVASYMSLAALPMFIAKPINGIIGGLLVAYLCYDGICAKMDTGHIGFWSSPEFMWTIYLALAVISPIAIIMTRKTITSDHPEEDADSPPIEAIETETDPAVTAEELTEANS